A stretch of the Enterobacter mori genome encodes the following:
- the betT gene encoding choline BCCT transporter BetT: MTDLSQDREKDKINPVVFYTSAGLILLFSLTTIFFRDFSAEWIGRTLNWVSKTFGWYYLLAATLYIVFVVCIACSRFGSVKLGPEQSKPEFSLLSWAAMLFAAGIGIDLMFFSVAEPVTQYMQPPEGAGQTMEAARQAMVWTLFHYGLTGWSMYALMGMALGYFSYRYNLPLTIRSALYPIFGKKINGPIGHSVDIAAVIGTIFGIATTLGIGVVQLNYGLSVLFDIPDSMAAKAALIALSVIIATISVTSGVDKGIRVLSELNVALALGLILFVLFMGDTSFLLNALVLNVGDYVNRFMGMTLNSFAFDRPVEWMNNWTLFFWAWWVAWSPFVGLFLARISRGRTIRQFVMGTLIIPFTFTLLWLSIFGNSALHEIIHGNATFAQEAMAHPERGFYSLLAQYPAFTFSASVATITGLLFYVTSADSGALVLGNFTSKLKDINSDAPNWLRIFWSVAIGLLTLGMLMTNGISALQNTTVIMGLPFSFVIFFVMAGLYKSLKVEDYRRVSASRDTAPRPLGAQDRLSWKKRLSRLMNYPGTRYTKQMMETVCFPAMEEVAQELKLRGAYVELKKLPPEEGETLGHLDLLVHMGDEQNFIYQIWPQQYSVPGFTYRARSGKSTYYRLETFLLEGSQGNDLMDYSKEQVITDILDQYERHLNFIHLHREAPGNSVMFPDV; the protein is encoded by the coding sequence ATGACAGACCTTTCACAGGACAGAGAAAAAGACAAAATCAACCCGGTCGTTTTTTATACGTCCGCCGGGCTGATTTTGTTGTTTTCCCTGACAACCATCTTCTTTCGTGATTTTTCTGCCGAGTGGATTGGCCGCACCCTGAACTGGGTGTCGAAGACCTTCGGCTGGTACTACCTGCTGGCGGCGACGCTCTATATCGTCTTCGTCGTCTGCATTGCCTGCTCGCGCTTCGGCTCCGTGAAGCTCGGGCCCGAGCAGTCCAAGCCCGAGTTCAGCCTGCTGAGCTGGGCCGCGATGCTGTTTGCCGCGGGCATCGGCATCGACCTAATGTTCTTCTCCGTGGCGGAACCGGTCACGCAATATATGCAGCCGCCGGAAGGGGCAGGGCAGACGATGGAGGCCGCGCGCCAGGCGATGGTCTGGACGCTGTTCCACTACGGTCTGACCGGCTGGTCGATGTATGCCCTGATGGGCATGGCGCTCGGATACTTTAGCTATCGTTATAATTTGCCCCTCACCATTCGCTCGGCGCTGTATCCGATTTTCGGTAAAAAAATTAACGGCCCGATTGGCCACAGCGTAGACATTGCAGCGGTAATCGGCACCATCTTCGGTATCGCGACGACGCTCGGGATTGGCGTGGTGCAGCTCAATTACGGGCTGAGTGTGCTGTTTGATATCCCGGATTCCATGGCGGCGAAAGCGGCGCTGATTGCGCTCTCCGTCATTATCGCCACCATCTCGGTGACCTCCGGCGTGGATAAAGGCATCCGCGTGCTGTCTGAGCTGAACGTGGCGCTGGCGCTGGGGCTGATCCTGTTCGTACTGTTTATGGGCGATACCTCGTTCCTGCTCAATGCCTTAGTGCTGAACGTAGGCGACTACGTAAACCGCTTTATGGGCATGACGCTGAACAGCTTCGCTTTTGACCGCCCGGTAGAGTGGATGAACAACTGGACGCTGTTCTTCTGGGCGTGGTGGGTGGCGTGGTCGCCGTTTGTCGGCCTGTTCCTGGCGCGTATTTCGCGCGGGCGCACCATCCGCCAGTTCGTGATGGGCACGCTGATCATCCCGTTCACCTTTACCCTGCTGTGGCTGTCGATTTTCGGCAACAGCGCGCTGCACGAGATCATCCACGGCAATGCGACCTTCGCGCAGGAAGCGATGGCGCACCCGGAGCGCGGCTTCTACAGCCTGCTGGCGCAGTATCCGGCGTTCACCTTCAGCGCCTCGGTGGCGACCATCACCGGCCTGCTGTTTTACGTCACCTCGGCGGATTCCGGCGCGCTGGTGCTGGGGAACTTCACCTCGAAGCTCAAAGACATCAACAGCGACGCGCCGAACTGGCTGCGCATCTTCTGGTCCGTCGCCATTGGCCTGCTGACGCTCGGCATGCTGATGACCAACGGCATCTCGGCGTTGCAGAACACCACGGTGATCATGGGTCTGCCGTTCAGCTTCGTGATCTTCTTCGTGATGGCCGGGCTGTATAAATCGCTTAAGGTGGAAGACTACCGCCGCGTCAGCGCCAGCCGCGACACCGCCCCGCGTCCGCTGGGCGCGCAGGACAGGCTGAGCTGGAAGAAACGCCTCTCGCGCCTGATGAACTACCCGGGCACGCGCTACACCAAACAGATGATGGAGACGGTCTGCTTCCCGGCGATGGAAGAGGTGGCGCAGGAGCTGAAGCTCCGCGGCGCCTACGTGGAGCTGAAAAAACTGCCGCCAGAGGAGGGCGAAACCCTGGGACACCTGGATCTGCTGGTGCACATGGGCGACGAGCAGAACTTTATCTATCAGATCTGGCCGCAGCAGTATTCGGTGCCCGGGTTTACCTACCGGGCGCGCAGCGGGAAGTCGACCTACTACCGGCTTGAGACCTTCCTGCTGGAAGGGAGCCAGGGGAATGATTTGATGGATTACAGCAAGGAGCAGGTGATCACGGACATTCTGGACCAGTATGAACGGCACCTGAACTTTATCCATCTGCACAGGGAAGCGCCGGGGAATAGCGTGATGTTCCCGGATGTCTAA
- a CDS encoding IS110 family transposase — MEQELHFIGIDVSKAKLDVDVLRPDGRHRSKKFTNTPKGHEELLRWLRSHNVAPAHICMEATSTYMEDVAASLSDAGFTVSIINPALGKAFAQSEGLRSKTDAVDARMLAEFCRQKRPAAWEAPHPVERALRALVLRHQSLTDMHTQELNRRETAREVQMPSIDAHLLWLEAELKRLEKQIKDLTDDDPDLKHRRKLLDSIPGIGEKTSAVLLAYVGLKDRFGQARQFAAFAGLTPRQHESGSSVNRASRMSKAGHVSLRRALYMPAMVALYKTEWGKGFRARLEKNGKGAKLIIGAMMRKLAQVAYGVLKSGRPFDVTLHQENACVA, encoded by the coding sequence ATGGAACAGGAACTTCACTTTATTGGTATCGATGTCTCCAAAGCTAAGCTGGATGTCGATGTGTTGCGACCTGATGGCCGTCACCGCAGCAAAAAGTTTACTAACACCCCTAAAGGTCACGAGGAGCTGCTCAGGTGGCTCCGCAGCCATAATGTGGCTCCGGCCCACATCTGCATGGAGGCGACCAGCACCTATATGGAAGACGTCGCGGCTTCCCTCAGCGATGCCGGTTTCACCGTATCCATCATCAACCCGGCTCTGGGTAAAGCCTTTGCGCAGAGCGAAGGCCTGCGCAGTAAAACCGATGCCGTGGATGCCCGTATGCTGGCAGAGTTCTGCCGGCAGAAGCGTCCGGCAGCCTGGGAGGCACCGCATCCGGTGGAGCGCGCGTTGCGGGCGCTGGTACTGCGGCATCAGTCCCTGACGGACATGCACACGCAGGAGCTGAACCGCCGTGAGACGGCGCGGGAGGTGCAGATGCCGAGCATTGATGCGCACCTTCTGTGGCTGGAAGCGGAGCTGAAGCGGCTGGAGAAACAGATAAAGGACCTGACGGATGACGACCCGGACCTGAAGCACCGGCGAAAACTGCTGGACAGCATACCGGGTATCGGTGAAAAGACGTCCGCCGTGCTGCTGGCGTATGTGGGACTGAAGGACAGGTTCGGGCAGGCGCGGCAGTTCGCGGCGTTCGCAGGGCTGACACCGCGGCAACATGAATCCGGAAGCAGCGTAAACAGGGCAAGCAGGATGAGTAAGGCTGGCCATGTCTCGCTTCGCCGGGCGCTGTATATGCCCGCGATGGTGGCGCTGTACAAAACGGAGTGGGGAAAAGGATTCAGGGCGCGTCTGGAAAAGAACGGTAAGGGAGCGAAGCTGATAATCGGAGCGATGATGCGTAAGCTGGCGCAGGTGGCGTATGGCGTCCTGAAGTCAGGACGCCCGTTCGATGTCACGTTGCATCAGGAAAATGCTTGCGTGGCATAA
- a CDS encoding ABC transporter substrate-binding protein: MTKKLLPLLVLAALSGVAHAATPPNTLVVAQGLDDIVSLDPAEANELSSIQTVPSLYQRLVQPDRDNPEKITPILAESWEADAAAKTLTIKLKPDAKFASGNPLRPEDVIFSYTRAVTLNKSPAFILNVLGWDSSNIASQLKKVDDHTLTLHWTADVSPSVALNILSTPIASIVDEKQVAANVKDNDFGNAWLKMHSAGSGAFKMRVYQPHQAIVLEANDSAPGGAPKLKSIIIKNVPDPASRRLLIQQGDADVARDLGADQISALDGKPGVKVLSIPSAEQNYLVFNTGNSTNPLLNNPAFWEASRWLVDYDGITKDLLKGQYFVHQSFLPVGLPGALEDNPFKFDPAKAKAILAKAGIKDAHFTLDVENKPPFITIAQSMQASFAQGGVKVDLLPAAGSQVYARVRAKQHQAAIRLWIPDYFDAHSNASAFAWNDGKSSTVAGLNGWKIPELNKATLAAVAEPDPAKRLDLYKKMQEQLQHNSPYVFVDQGKTQIVVRDNVKGYQQGLNADMVWYDRVTK; this comes from the coding sequence ATGACTAAAAAACTGCTGCCGTTACTGGTGCTGGCTGCGCTCTCAGGCGTTGCCCACGCTGCTACTCCGCCCAACACGCTGGTTGTCGCCCAGGGTCTTGATGATATCGTGAGCCTTGACCCGGCCGAGGCCAACGAGCTTTCCAGCATCCAGACCGTGCCGAGCCTGTATCAGCGTCTGGTACAGCCGGACCGCGATAACCCGGAAAAAATCACCCCGATTCTGGCGGAAAGCTGGGAGGCCGACGCGGCAGCAAAAACCCTGACGATTAAACTTAAGCCCGATGCGAAATTCGCCTCCGGCAACCCGCTGCGCCCGGAAGACGTGATCTTCTCTTATACCCGCGCCGTGACGCTGAACAAATCCCCGGCCTTTATCCTCAACGTGCTGGGCTGGGATTCCAGCAACATCGCCAGCCAGCTGAAAAAGGTGGACGATCACACCCTTACGCTTCACTGGACGGCGGACGTCAGCCCGTCTGTGGCGCTGAATATCCTCTCCACGCCGATAGCCTCCATCGTCGATGAAAAGCAGGTTGCTGCGAACGTGAAGGATAACGACTTCGGCAACGCGTGGCTGAAAATGCACTCGGCGGGCAGCGGCGCGTTCAAAATGCGCGTCTACCAGCCGCATCAGGCCATCGTGCTGGAAGCCAACGACTCCGCCCCCGGCGGCGCGCCGAAGCTGAAGAGCATCATCATTAAAAACGTTCCCGACCCGGCCTCCCGCCGCCTGCTTATCCAGCAGGGTGACGCGGACGTGGCGCGCGACCTGGGTGCAGACCAGATTAGCGCCCTGGACGGCAAGCCGGGCGTGAAGGTGCTGAGCATTCCTTCCGCCGAGCAGAATTACCTGGTGTTTAACACCGGCAACAGCACTAACCCGCTGCTGAACAACCCGGCGTTCTGGGAAGCCTCCCGCTGGCTGGTCGATTATGACGGCATCACCAAAGACCTGCTGAAAGGCCAGTACTTTGTCCACCAGAGCTTCCTGCCGGTCGGGCTGCCGGGCGCGCTGGAAGATAATCCGTTTAAGTTTGACCCGGCAAAAGCGAAAGCGATCCTCGCCAAAGCGGGCATTAAAGACGCGCACTTCACGCTGGACGTGGAGAACAAGCCGCCGTTTATCACTATCGCGCAATCCATGCAGGCGAGCTTTGCCCAGGGCGGCGTGAAGGTCGATTTGCTGCCTGCCGCCGGGAGCCAGGTGTATGCCCGCGTGCGCGCGAAGCAGCATCAGGCGGCGATTCGTCTGTGGATCCCGGACTACTTCGACGCCCACTCTAACGCCAGCGCCTTCGCGTGGAACGACGGCAAATCCAGCACCGTGGCCGGGCTTAACGGCTGGAAAATCCCGGAGCTGAACAAGGCCACGCTGGCGGCGGTTGCCGAGCCGGATCCGGCGAAGCGACTGGATCTGTATAAGAAGATGCAGGAACAGTTACAGCATAACTCGCCGTACGTGTTCGTTGACCAGGGCAAAACCCAGATCGTGGTGCGTGATAACGTGAAGGGGTATCAGCAGGGGCTGAACGCGGATATGGTCTGGTACGATCGCGTCACGAAGTAG
- the betA gene encoding choline dehydrogenase: MQFDYIIIGAGSAGNVLATRLTEDPNTTVLLLEAGGPDYRFDFRTQMPAALAFPLQGKRYNWAYETEPEPYMNNRRMECGRGKGLGGSSLINGMCYIRGNAMDLDNWAKESGLEHWSYLNCLPYYRKAETRDVGPNDYHGGDGPVSVTTSKPGVNPLFEAMVEAGVQAGYPRTEDLNGYQQEGFGPMDRTVTPQGRRASTARGYLDQAKPRPNLTIRTHAMTDHIIFDGKRAVGVEWLEGESTIPSKATANKEVLLCAGAIASPQILQRSGVGSAELLKQFDIPLVHDLPGVGENLQDHLEMYLQYECKEPVSLYPALQWWNQPKIGAEWLFGGTGVGASNHFEAGGFIRSREEFEWPNIQYHFLPVAINYNGSNAVKEHGFQCHVGSMRSPSRGHVRIKSRDPHQHPAILFNYMSHEQDWQEFRDAIRITREIMHQPALDKYRGREISPGVECQTDEQLDEFVRNHAETAFHPCGTCRMGYDEMAVVDGEGRVHGLEGLRVVDASIMPQIITGNLNATTIMIGEKIADAIRGREPLAKSTAAYYVANGAPVRR, encoded by the coding sequence TTGCAATTTGACTACATCATTATCGGGGCCGGCTCTGCCGGCAACGTGCTGGCAACGCGACTGACTGAAGATCCGAACACCACCGTCCTGCTGCTTGAGGCGGGCGGCCCGGATTATCGCTTTGACTTCCGCACCCAGATGCCCGCCGCGCTGGCGTTTCCGCTGCAGGGCAAGCGCTACAACTGGGCGTATGAAACCGAGCCAGAGCCATATATGAACAACCGCCGCATGGAGTGCGGGCGCGGTAAAGGGCTGGGCGGCTCGTCGCTGATCAACGGCATGTGCTACATCCGCGGTAACGCGATGGATCTCGACAACTGGGCGAAAGAATCTGGCCTTGAGCACTGGAGCTATCTCAACTGCCTGCCCTACTACCGCAAGGCAGAAACGCGCGACGTAGGGCCGAACGACTACCACGGCGGCGACGGTCCGGTGAGCGTCACTACCTCGAAACCGGGCGTGAACCCGCTGTTTGAAGCGATGGTGGAAGCGGGCGTGCAGGCGGGCTACCCGCGCACCGAGGATCTCAACGGCTATCAGCAGGAGGGCTTCGGCCCGATGGACCGCACCGTCACGCCGCAGGGCCGACGCGCCAGCACCGCGCGCGGCTATCTGGACCAGGCGAAACCGCGTCCTAACCTGACCATCCGCACCCACGCCATGACCGATCACATTATTTTTGACGGCAAGCGCGCGGTGGGCGTCGAGTGGCTGGAGGGTGAAAGCACCATTCCATCCAAAGCGACGGCGAACAAAGAGGTGCTACTGTGCGCAGGGGCTATTGCCTCCCCGCAGATCCTCCAGCGCTCCGGCGTAGGCAGCGCAGAGCTGCTGAAGCAGTTTGATATTCCGCTAGTGCACGACCTGCCCGGCGTAGGCGAAAACCTGCAGGATCACCTGGAGATGTACCTCCAGTACGAGTGCAAAGAGCCGGTCTCCCTCTACCCTGCCCTGCAGTGGTGGAACCAGCCGAAAATTGGCGCCGAGTGGCTGTTTGGCGGCACCGGCGTGGGTGCGAGCAACCACTTCGAAGCGGGCGGGTTTATCCGCAGCCGCGAAGAGTTCGAGTGGCCGAACATCCAGTACCACTTCCTGCCGGTGGCGATTAACTACAACGGCTCGAACGCGGTAAAAGAGCACGGCTTCCAGTGCCACGTCGGCTCCATGCGCTCCCCGAGCCGCGGGCACGTGCGCATCAAGTCCCGCGATCCGCACCAGCACCCGGCGATCCTGTTCAACTATATGTCCCACGAGCAGGACTGGCAGGAGTTCCGCGACGCGATCCGCATCACCCGCGAGATCATGCACCAGCCCGCGCTGGACAAGTATCGCGGTCGTGAAATCAGCCCGGGCGTCGAATGCCAGACCGACGAGCAGCTGGACGAGTTCGTGCGTAACCACGCGGAAACCGCCTTCCACCCGTGCGGCACCTGCAGGATGGGCTATGACGAAATGGCGGTGGTCGACGGAGAAGGCCGCGTTCACGGGCTGGAAGGACTGCGAGTGGTGGATGCGTCGATTATGCCGCAGATCATCACCGGCAACCTGAACGCCACCACCATCATGATTGGCGAGAAGATTGCCGACGCCATTCGCGGACGCGAGCCGCTGGCGAAGAGCACGGCGGCGTATTATGTGGCGAACGGGGCGCCTGTTCGCCGCTGA
- the betI gene encoding transcriptional regulator BetI: MPKVGMQPIRRRQLIDATLEAINEVGMHDATIAQIARRAGVSTGIISHYFKDKNGLLEATMRDITGQLRDAVLSRLHALPDGSAEQRLQAIVGGNFDETQISSAAMKAWLAFWASSMHQPMLYRLQQVSSRRLLSNLVYEFRRELPRKQAEEAGYGLAALIDGLWLRAALSGKPLDKTLAQSLTSHFISQHLPTD, from the coding sequence ATGCCCAAAGTGGGGATGCAGCCGATCCGGCGCAGGCAGCTAATCGACGCCACGCTGGAAGCAATAAATGAAGTGGGAATGCATGACGCGACCATCGCGCAGATCGCCCGTCGGGCGGGCGTGTCCACGGGTATCATCAGCCACTATTTCAAAGACAAAAACGGTCTGCTGGAAGCGACCATGCGCGACATCACCGGCCAGCTGCGCGATGCGGTATTAAGCCGCCTGCACGCCCTGCCGGACGGCAGCGCAGAGCAGCGTTTGCAGGCGATTGTCGGCGGCAACTTTGATGAAACGCAAATCAGCAGCGCGGCGATGAAGGCCTGGCTGGCCTTCTGGGCGAGCAGCATGCACCAGCCGATGCTCTACCGTTTACAGCAGGTGAGCAGCCGCCGCCTGCTGTCGAACCTGGTGTACGAGTTCCGCCGCGAGCTGCCCCGCAAACAGGCCGAAGAGGCGGGCTACGGGCTCGCCGCGCTGATTGACGGGCTGTGGCTGCGCGCCGCGCTGAGCGGCAAGCCGCTGGATAAAACCCTGGCGCAGTCGCTCACCAGCCACTTTATCAGCCAGCATTTACCGACCGACTAA
- a CDS encoding GNAT family N-acetyltransferase — translation MPEINQHGQTVNDIVPDWKCARVLTRTPLFGQYCRLEPLDADRHSADLFEAYALGDDSDWTWLASTQPMSVEATAHWVLGKVLDDDLVPFAVIDLRTEKAVGLVSYMAIERFQGSVEIGHVTWSRKMKGTRLGTEAVWLLLKNAFEHKYRRLEWKCDSMNTASRNAAERLGFIWEGRLRQKLVRKGRNRDSDMLSIIDGEWPQRDAELRAWLVGENFDGEGRQVKRLEEFRK, via the coding sequence GTGCCCGAAATCAATCAACATGGTCAAACCGTTAACGATATCGTCCCGGACTGGAAATGCGCCCGGGTCTTAACCCGCACGCCGCTGTTCGGCCAGTACTGCCGTCTGGAGCCGCTGGATGCTGACCGCCATTCGGCTGATTTGTTTGAAGCCTATGCGCTGGGTGACGACAGCGACTGGACGTGGCTTGCCAGTACTCAGCCCATGAGCGTTGAGGCCACGGCGCACTGGGTGCTCGGAAAGGTGCTGGATGACGACCTGGTGCCCTTTGCCGTCATCGATCTGCGTACCGAAAAGGCGGTCGGGCTGGTGAGTTATATGGCGATTGAACGTTTTCAGGGCTCGGTGGAAATTGGTCACGTCACCTGGTCGCGTAAAATGAAAGGCACTCGTTTGGGTACCGAAGCGGTGTGGCTGCTGCTGAAAAATGCCTTTGAGCATAAGTACCGTCGACTGGAATGGAAATGCGATTCGATGAACACCGCCTCACGAAATGCGGCGGAGCGGCTGGGGTTTATCTGGGAAGGTCGCCTGCGCCAGAAGCTGGTGCGCAAAGGGCGTAACCGCGACAGCGATATGCTTTCTATTATTGACGGCGAGTGGCCGCAAAGAGACGCCGAACTGCGCGCCTGGCTGGTGGGGGAGAATTTTGACGGGGAAGGGCGGCAGGTTAAGCGGCTTGAGGAGTTCCGGAAGTAA
- a CDS encoding metal ABC transporter substrate-binding protein — translation MHPLQGLKRLLLGALLMTATTTGALAVEKFQVITTFTVIADMAKNVAGDAAEVTSITKPGAEIHEYQPTPGDIKRAQKAQLILANGMNLELWFQRFYQHLNGVPEVIVTKGITPMGISEGPYNGKPNPHAWMSPDNALIYVDNIRDALVKYDPANAQTYQRNAEAYKQKITATLEPLRKQVAEIPEDKRWMVTSEGAFSYLARDLGMKELYLWPINADQQGTPQQVRKVIDLVKKHHIPAVFSESTVSDKPARQVARETDTHYGGVLYVDSLSAENGPVPTYIDLLNVTTRTLVQGIRDGMKE, via the coding sequence ATGCACCCACTGCAAGGATTGAAGCGTCTGTTGCTCGGCGCGCTGCTCATGACTGCGACCACGACCGGCGCGCTGGCAGTTGAAAAGTTTCAGGTTATCACTACCTTTACCGTTATCGCTGATATGGCGAAAAACGTGGCGGGGGATGCCGCAGAGGTCACCTCCATCACTAAACCGGGCGCGGAAATCCACGAGTACCAGCCCACCCCGGGCGATATCAAACGCGCGCAGAAGGCGCAGCTAATTCTGGCGAACGGCATGAATCTGGAACTCTGGTTCCAGCGCTTTTATCAGCACCTGAACGGCGTGCCGGAGGTCATTGTCACCAAAGGCATCACCCCGATGGGTATCAGCGAAGGACCGTATAACGGCAAGCCCAACCCGCACGCGTGGATGTCGCCGGACAACGCCCTGATTTACGTCGATAACATCCGCGACGCGCTGGTGAAATACGATCCGGCCAACGCGCAGACGTACCAACGCAATGCGGAAGCCTACAAGCAGAAGATCACCGCCACCCTCGAACCGCTGCGTAAGCAGGTTGCGGAGATCCCGGAAGACAAACGCTGGATGGTGACCAGCGAAGGTGCCTTCTCCTATCTGGCGCGGGATCTGGGAATGAAAGAGCTTTACCTGTGGCCGATCAACGCCGATCAGCAGGGCACGCCCCAGCAGGTGCGCAAGGTGATCGACCTGGTGAAAAAACATCACATCCCGGCGGTGTTCAGCGAAAGTACGGTCTCCGATAAGCCCGCGCGTCAGGTAGCGCGGGAAACCGACACCCACTATGGCGGCGTGCTGTACGTCGACTCCCTGAGCGCGGAAAACGGCCCGGTGCCGACCTATATCGATCTGCTGAACGTCACCACCCGCACGCTGGTGCAGGGCATCCGCGACGGGATGAAGGAGTAA
- the betB gene encoding betaine-aldehyde dehydrogenase translates to MSRMAEQQLYINGGYTSATSGRTFETINPANGEVLASVQAAGREDVDRAVESATRGQKIWAAMTAMERSRILRRAVDILRERNDELAKLETLDTGKAYSETSTVDIVTGADVLEYYAGLIPALEGSQIPLRDTSFVYTRREPLGVVAGIGAWNYPIQIALWKSAPALAAGNAMIFKPSEVTPLTALKLAEIYTEAGVPDGVFNVLPGVGAETGQYLTEHPGIAKVSFTGGVASGKKVMANSAASSLKEVTMELGGKSPLIIFDDADLDLAADIAMMANFFSSGQVCTNGTRVFVPAKFKAAFEQKIVERVGRIRAGDLFDERTNFGPMVSFPHRDSVLRYIAKGKEEGARVLCGGDALKGEGFDNGAWVAPTVFTDCTDEMTIVREEIFGPVMSILTYNTDEEAIRRANDTDYGLAAGIVTADLNRAHGAIHQLEAGICWINTWGESAAEMPVGGYKHSGIGRENGVMTLQSYTQVKSIQVEMGKFQSIF, encoded by the coding sequence ATGTCCCGAATGGCAGAACAGCAGCTTTATATCAATGGTGGTTATACATCCGCCACCAGCGGTCGCACCTTCGAGACCATCAACCCGGCCAACGGTGAAGTCCTGGCGAGCGTGCAGGCCGCCGGGCGCGAAGACGTCGACCGCGCCGTAGAAAGCGCAACGCGCGGGCAAAAAATCTGGGCGGCGATGACCGCCATGGAGCGCTCGCGCATCCTGCGTCGCGCCGTCGATATCCTGCGCGAGCGCAACGACGAGCTCGCAAAGCTGGAAACCCTCGACACCGGTAAAGCGTATTCCGAAACCTCAACCGTCGACATCGTCACCGGCGCGGACGTGCTGGAGTACTACGCGGGGCTGATCCCGGCGCTGGAAGGCAGCCAGATCCCGCTGCGCGACACCTCATTCGTCTACACCCGCCGCGAGCCGCTGGGCGTGGTAGCGGGCATCGGCGCGTGGAACTACCCGATCCAGATCGCCCTGTGGAAATCGGCCCCGGCGCTGGCGGCGGGCAACGCGATGATCTTCAAGCCGAGCGAAGTGACGCCGCTCACCGCCCTGAAGCTTGCGGAGATCTACACCGAAGCGGGCGTGCCGGACGGCGTGTTTAACGTCCTGCCGGGCGTGGGCGCGGAGACCGGCCAGTACCTGACCGAGCATCCGGGCATCGCCAAAGTCTCCTTCACCGGCGGCGTCGCCAGCGGCAAGAAGGTGATGGCCAACTCGGCGGCCTCGTCCCTGAAAGAGGTGACGATGGAGCTGGGCGGCAAATCTCCGCTAATTATTTTCGACGATGCGGATCTCGATCTCGCGGCTGACATCGCGATGATGGCGAACTTCTTCAGCTCCGGCCAGGTGTGCACCAACGGCACCCGCGTGTTCGTACCCGCGAAGTTTAAGGCCGCGTTTGAGCAGAAAATCGTTGAGCGCGTGGGCCGCATCCGCGCGGGCGATCTGTTCGATGAACGCACCAACTTTGGCCCGATGGTCAGCTTCCCGCACCGCGACAGCGTGCTGCGCTACATCGCCAAAGGCAAAGAGGAAGGCGCGCGCGTCCTGTGCGGCGGCGACGCGCTGAAGGGCGAAGGCTTTGACAACGGCGCGTGGGTGGCCCCGACCGTGTTCACCGACTGCACCGACGAAATGACCATCGTGCGCGAGGAGATCTTCGGGCCGGTGATGTCCATTCTCACCTATAACACCGACGAGGAAGCCATTCGCCGCGCCAACGACACCGACTACGGCCTGGCGGCGGGCATCGTCACCGCCGATCTGAACCGCGCCCACGGCGCTATTCATCAGCTCGAAGCGGGCATCTGCTGGATCAACACCTGGGGTGAATCCGCCGCGGAGATGCCGGTGGGCGGCTACAAGCACTCCGGCATTGGCCGCGAGAACGGCGTGATGACGCTGCAGAGCTACACCCAGGTGAAGTCCATCCAGGTTGAGATGGGTAAATTCCAGTCCATATTTTAA
- a CDS encoding manganese/iron ABC transporter ATP-binding protein, with the protein MQKGIVVTDVTVTYRNGHTALRDASFSVPCGSIAALVGVNGSGKSTLFKAVMGFVRAASGTITIQGLPPHRALRQNLVAYVPQSEEVDWSFPVLVEDVVMMGRYGHMGFLRRPKDRDRQIVTDALKRVDMLELRHRQIGELSGGQKKRVFLARAIAQQGEVILLDEPFTGVDVKTEARIISLLRELRDEGKTMLVSTHNLGSVSEFCDYTVMVKGTVLASGPTETTFTAENLERAFSGVLRHVVLSGSEDRIITDDERPFVTHRQEAK; encoded by the coding sequence ATGCAGAAAGGGATTGTTGTAACCGACGTGACCGTGACTTATCGCAACGGCCACACGGCGCTGCGCGACGCGTCGTTCAGCGTGCCGTGCGGATCGATTGCCGCCCTGGTGGGCGTGAACGGTTCCGGCAAGTCCACGCTGTTTAAGGCGGTGATGGGCTTTGTGCGGGCGGCGAGCGGCACCATCACCATTCAGGGGCTGCCGCCACACCGGGCGCTGCGTCAGAACCTGGTCGCCTACGTGCCGCAGTCGGAAGAGGTTGACTGGTCGTTTCCGGTGCTGGTTGAAGATGTGGTGATGATGGGCCGCTACGGGCACATGGGGTTTTTGCGTCGGCCCAAAGATCGCGACAGGCAAATCGTGACGGACGCCCTGAAGCGCGTGGATATGCTTGAGCTGCGTCATCGGCAGATTGGTGAACTGTCCGGCGGGCAGAAGAAACGCGTGTTTCTGGCGCGGGCGATTGCCCAGCAGGGCGAGGTGATCCTGCTCGACGAGCCGTTTACCGGCGTGGATGTCAAAACCGAAGCCAGGATCATCAGCCTGCTGCGCGAGCTTCGCGACGAGGGCAAAACGATGCTGGTCTCGACCCATAACCTGGGCTCGGTCTCGGAGTTTTGTGATTACACGGTGATGGTCAAGGGCACCGTGCTGGCGAGCGGCCCGACGGAAACCACCTTTACCGCCGAGAATCTCGAGCGCGCCTTCAGCGGCGTGCTGCGCCACGTGGTGCTCAGCGGCTCGGAAGATCGCATTATTACCGACGACGAACGCCCCTTCGTGACGCACCGACAGGAGGCCAAATGA